A stretch of Spirosoma oryzicola DNA encodes these proteins:
- a CDS encoding DinB family protein yields MKQSLLHRLASQPDALNHLLFGLTEQQIRQRPPSGKWSIFENIAHLGRYQEIFVDRLHRINSEEAPLFNRYVADEDPGFSGWTQLSVDELLERLRGERATLNAFLSILPEEQLLRVGQHPASGMMTVEGWTELFLLHEAHHFFTVLQLGGALRTADQPMGLYPLPAQ; encoded by the coding sequence ATGAAACAATCGCTTCTCCATCGACTTGCCAGCCAACCCGATGCCCTGAATCATTTGCTATTTGGCTTAACTGAACAACAAATCCGGCAGCGGCCACCATCCGGCAAATGGTCTATTTTCGAAAACATAGCGCATTTAGGCCGCTATCAGGAAATTTTTGTGGACAGACTCCATCGCATCAATTCCGAAGAGGCACCCTTATTTAATCGCTACGTAGCCGACGAAGATCCCGGCTTTTCGGGCTGGACGCAGCTTTCGGTTGATGAACTCCTGGAACGGCTGCGGGGAGAGCGGGCCACGTTGAATGCATTTCTGAGTATCCTTCCCGAAGAACAGCTTCTCCGCGTGGGGCAGCATCCGGCTTCCGGTATGATGACGGTCGAAGGATGGACCGAGCTTTTTCTGCTTCACGAAGCCCATCACTTCTTCACCGTTCTGCAACTGGGCGGTGCCCTACGGACCGCCGATCAGCCAATGGGCCTGTACCCGCTGCCTGCTCAGTAA
- a CDS encoding GNAT family N-acetyltransferase: MQFLRITGPHPYLATIQVWYEQAFPMEERRDFTQLLQMLDSPDMHICALVEQEKPIGFIIYWQWDNLIYVEHFAVDPEQRGRQLGQKALQSLLTLEKATYVLEVELPTDDMSQRRVRFYERQGFFLNPFAYKQPPYRANGTAIPMKLMSIPAIEDWNAFQQVSQQIDEKVYRRFY; this comes from the coding sequence ATGCAGTTTCTACGAATTACGGGTCCACATCCGTACCTGGCTACCATTCAGGTGTGGTACGAGCAAGCTTTTCCAATGGAAGAAAGGCGCGATTTTACGCAGCTTCTCCAAATGCTGGATAGTCCAGATATGCATATATGTGCGCTGGTAGAACAGGAAAAACCCATTGGTTTTATCATCTACTGGCAATGGGACAACCTGATTTATGTTGAACATTTTGCCGTTGACCCTGAACAGCGTGGCCGACAACTCGGCCAGAAAGCTTTACAATCACTACTGACGCTGGAAAAAGCTACCTATGTTCTCGAAGTAGAACTGCCTACCGATGACATGAGCCAGCGAAGAGTTCGATTCTACGAACGTCAGGGGTTTTTCCTGAATCCGTTCGCATACAAACAACCCCCTTACCGGGCGAACGGCACGGCTATTCCCATGAAATTGATGTCTATCCCTGCCATTGAGGATTGGAACGCGTTTCAGCAAGTAAGCCAACAGATTGATGAAAAGGTTTATCGACGCTTTTACTGA
- the radA gene encoding DNA repair protein RadA, which yields MAKIKTTYFCQSCGHQSAKWLGRCPSCGEWNTFVEELVQKDEPEKGSWRSPSSGPGGIKTTPKPKALHAINYEEQPRIATIDGELNRVLGGGIVPGSLVLIGGEPGIGKSTLLLQIALSLAGLRVLYVSGEESEQQIKMRAERLDAPVSDCHVMTETSTQNIFRVAEHFEPEILIIDSIQTMQSSLVESGAGSVSQVRECTAEFMKYAKESGVPVFMIGHITKEGTLAGPKVLEHMVDTVLTFEGDRHTTYRILRTTKNRFGSTDELGIYEMLGSGLRQVTNPSEILISQRDEALSGVTIGSMLEGNRPLMIETQALVSVATYGTPQRSSTGFDAKRLNMLLAVLEKRGGFRLGQQDVFLNIAGGLRVEDPAIDLAVCAAVVSSYEDTAILPSVAFAAEVGLGGEVRAVSRIESRIAEAEKLGFKKIFISKYNLKGLDAKDYKISIKPVSRLDEVFQGVLL from the coding sequence ATGGCCAAAATAAAAACCACCTATTTCTGTCAGAGTTGCGGCCACCAGTCGGCTAAATGGCTGGGTCGTTGTCCGTCCTGTGGCGAGTGGAACACGTTCGTTGAAGAACTCGTCCAGAAGGACGAACCCGAGAAAGGAAGCTGGCGCAGTCCATCGTCTGGACCGGGTGGTATAAAGACTACGCCTAAACCCAAGGCGCTCCACGCCATCAATTACGAAGAGCAACCCCGGATCGCAACGATTGATGGCGAACTAAACCGAGTACTGGGCGGTGGGATTGTCCCCGGCTCGCTTGTGCTTATCGGTGGTGAACCGGGAATTGGCAAATCGACGCTGCTGCTGCAAATTGCCCTTAGCCTGGCTGGACTACGCGTGTTATACGTGTCGGGTGAAGAAAGTGAGCAACAGATCAAGATGCGAGCCGAGCGGTTGGACGCGCCCGTGAGCGATTGCCACGTGATGACCGAAACTTCGACGCAGAACATCTTTCGCGTTGCTGAACACTTTGAACCGGAAATTCTGATCATCGACTCCATCCAGACAATGCAGTCATCGCTGGTCGAATCGGGGGCAGGAAGCGTCTCGCAGGTGCGCGAATGCACGGCTGAGTTCATGAAATACGCCAAAGAAAGCGGAGTGCCTGTGTTTATGATCGGTCATATTACCAAAGAAGGGACGCTGGCTGGTCCTAAAGTGTTAGAACACATGGTCGATACGGTCCTGACCTTCGAAGGGGACCGGCACACGACGTATCGAATCCTGCGTACGACAAAAAACCGCTTTGGCAGTACCGACGAACTGGGAATTTATGAAATGCTTGGCTCCGGACTTCGGCAGGTGACCAACCCGTCCGAAATCCTGATTTCGCAGCGCGACGAAGCGTTGAGTGGCGTTACCATCGGGTCGATGCTGGAAGGGAATCGGCCCTTGATGATCGAAACGCAGGCATTGGTTAGCGTGGCTACGTACGGAACTCCGCAACGAAGTAGCACGGGTTTCGACGCGAAGCGATTGAATATGCTGCTGGCTGTTCTGGAAAAGCGGGGTGGGTTCCGATTAGGCCAGCAGGACGTGTTTCTTAACATTGCCGGTGGACTACGCGTAGAAGATCCGGCCATCGACCTGGCGGTATGCGCGGCTGTGGTGTCCAGCTACGAGGATACGGCTATTCTGCCGTCGGTGGCTTTTGCTGCCGAAGTAGGGCTTGGGGGCGAAGTACGGGCCGTCAGTCGGATCGAATCGCGGATTGCCGAAGCGGAGAAGTTAGGCTTTAAGAAAATCTTTATTTCTAAATACAACCTGAAAGGCTTGGACGCCAAAGACTATAAGATCAGCATCAAGCCCGTGTCTCGACTGGATGAGGTATTTCAGGGAGTGTTGTTGTAG
- a CDS encoding porin family protein: MKKNLLFAAFMLLPALTFAQGGFQIGIKGGVNLSKLSFGNFVRTGTTGTGQPTVGVDGQTFRDNLSASLDTRTGTSFGIYTRFGKNLFLQPELMYSTKAGSFDVVRNGATETVTVKTTSFDVPILLGIKGGPIRVMAGPIISFRIDDNQRLGEAIRQYTNGSLNDAWSQAYYGYQVGGGLDLGSFGLDVRYEGNLTDIAQIENSAGKFSQRLKSWQITLAYRLF, translated from the coding sequence ATGAAAAAGAACCTGCTTTTTGCGGCATTTATGTTGCTGCCAGCTTTGACATTTGCTCAGGGCGGCTTCCAGATTGGAATCAAAGGAGGAGTTAATCTATCAAAGCTCAGTTTTGGCAATTTCGTTAGAACCGGCACAACCGGCACTGGACAACCAACCGTTGGTGTTGACGGTCAAACCTTTCGGGATAATTTAAGCGCTAGTCTTGATACGCGAACGGGTACGTCTTTCGGTATTTATACCCGTTTTGGTAAAAATTTATTTCTTCAGCCCGAATTGATGTATTCAACCAAGGCTGGCTCGTTTGATGTCGTGCGTAATGGTGCTACGGAAACCGTAACGGTTAAAACAACCAGTTTTGACGTACCGATTCTACTGGGTATCAAAGGCGGGCCAATTCGGGTAATGGCCGGACCGATTATTTCGTTCCGTATTGACGACAACCAGCGACTGGGAGAAGCGATCCGTCAGTACACGAACGGAAGTCTGAATGATGCCTGGTCCCAGGCTTATTATGGTTACCAAGTGGGTGGCGGTCTGGATCTTGGGTCGTTTGGCCTGGATGTGCGTTACGAAGGCAACCTTACCGACATCGCCCAGATTGAGAATAGCGCTGGCAAATTCAGTCAGCGCCTGAAGTCGTGGCAGATCACGTTAGCTTACCGGTTATTCTAG
- a CDS encoding LytR/AlgR family response regulator transcription factor has product MEATVFSSVPPTAVVPQFPASYQRGSQRITLPYLNRTIFIAVDDVLCLQGEGNYTFLFTRDRKKYLVSKTLKEFEKTLDGSIFLRIHKSYIVNLAYVQRSVFNKERHVQLADGREVAISRRRMKDISQQLTQFWQKLLN; this is encoded by the coding sequence ATGGAAGCCACTGTTTTCTCATCTGTCCCGCCAACGGCTGTAGTTCCTCAATTTCCAGCCTCTTACCAGCGCGGTTCGCAGCGTATTACGCTGCCTTACCTGAACCGAACCATTTTTATCGCCGTCGATGATGTGTTGTGCCTACAAGGTGAAGGGAACTATACCTTTCTGTTTACGCGGGACCGTAAAAAATACTTAGTATCTAAAACGCTGAAGGAGTTTGAAAAAACGCTGGATGGTTCGATCTTTCTTCGTATCCACAAGTCCTACATTGTGAATCTGGCTTATGTGCAGCGTAGCGTTTTTAACAAGGAGCGCCATGTACAACTGGCAGATGGTCGTGAGGTGGCTATCTCACGTCGGCGGATGAAAGACATTTCGCAGCAGTTGACCCAATTCTGGCAAAAACTGCTTAATTAG
- a CDS encoding LytR/AlgR family response regulator transcription factor encodes MKTFANDSIFDPMSMPFHKSVEKIADSSCLQKLLIPFYDRKRTVSVDEIVRLEGCGNYTNFFLKDGTKMLVSRTLKEYETLLDGQAFVRVHKSCIVNLGFVRKFFVKKEGELELTDGQQVKISRRRAQMFMDRIRDFQPVALN; translated from the coding sequence ATGAAAACATTTGCCAATGACTCAATTTTTGACCCTATGTCTATGCCGTTCCACAAAAGTGTGGAAAAAATTGCCGATTCCTCTTGTTTACAAAAACTTCTGATCCCATTCTACGACCGTAAACGCACGGTTTCTGTCGACGAAATTGTACGTCTTGAAGGCTGCGGAAACTACACAAATTTCTTCCTGAAAGATGGTACTAAAATGCTTGTGTCGCGTACATTAAAAGAATACGAAACGCTGCTTGATGGACAGGCGTTCGTTCGGGTTCATAAATCGTGCATTGTCAATCTGGGTTTTGTGCGGAAGTTTTTCGTAAAAAAAGAAGGTGAATTGGAGTTGACGGATGGTCAGCAGGTAAAAATCTCACGTCGTCGGGCTCAAATGTTCATGGATCGCATTCGTGATTTCCAACCAGTAGCGTTAAATTAA
- the pheS gene encoding phenylalanine--tRNA ligase subunit alpha, translating to MLENVKAIYEEINQYNVASKEQLEQFRMRFISRKGVITELFEGLKTIPAADRRAVGQELNGLKNFAQERFDAFTQLVDDQQTAANSAPPVDLTLPTIPNLTGTQHPLTLVRQRIIQIFERIGFNVTDGPEIESDWYNFGALNFPDNHPARDMQDTFFVEKKSDSAGDMLLRTHTSNVQIRLMERQKPPIRSIMPGRVYRNETISARAHCMFHQVEGIYIDRNVGFKDLKDTLYHFVKEMFEPGTQIRFRPSYFPFTEPSAEIDISCQICGGKGCNICKHSGWVEIAGSGMVDPQVIANCGIDPEEYTGFAFGMGIERITQLKYVVNDLRLYTENDVRFLRQFEGL from the coding sequence ATGCTGGAGAACGTTAAGGCCATATACGAAGAAATAAATCAATACAACGTCGCATCGAAAGAGCAACTTGAGCAATTTCGAATGCGGTTCATCAGTCGAAAAGGTGTTATAACGGAGTTGTTTGAAGGGTTGAAGACAATTCCAGCAGCCGACCGACGTGCTGTTGGTCAGGAACTCAACGGTCTGAAAAACTTTGCCCAGGAGCGATTTGACGCGTTTACGCAACTAGTAGATGATCAACAGACAGCTGCCAACAGTGCTCCTCCCGTTGATTTGACGTTGCCAACAATTCCGAATTTGACGGGGACTCAACACCCCCTGACGTTGGTCCGACAACGCATTATTCAGATTTTTGAACGCATTGGTTTCAACGTCACCGACGGTCCCGAGATCGAGTCTGACTGGTATAATTTCGGGGCGCTGAACTTCCCCGACAACCACCCTGCGCGCGACATGCAGGATACGTTCTTTGTTGAAAAGAAAAGCGATTCAGCAGGCGATATGCTGTTACGAACCCATACATCGAACGTACAAATTCGGTTGATGGAGCGGCAAAAACCGCCTATACGCTCGATTATGCCCGGTCGTGTGTACCGCAACGAAACCATATCGGCACGGGCACACTGCATGTTCCATCAGGTCGAAGGCATTTACATTGACCGTAACGTTGGATTCAAAGACCTAAAGGACACGCTGTATCATTTCGTTAAAGAGATGTTTGAGCCGGGTACGCAAATCCGGTTCCGCCCCTCCTACTTCCCGTTTACAGAACCCAGCGCCGAGATCGACATTTCGTGTCAGATTTGCGGTGGTAAAGGGTGTAACATCTGCAAACACTCCGGTTGGGTTGAGATCGCAGGCTCGGGCATGGTCGATCCGCAGGTAATTGCCAATTGCGGGATTGATCCTGAAGAATACACCGGTTTTGCCTTCGGTATGGGCATCGAGCGCATTACTCAGTTGAAATACGTTGTCAACGACTTACGTCTGTATACCGAAAATGACGTTCGTTTCCTGCGTCAGTTTGAAGGACTTTAA
- a CDS encoding exodeoxyribonuclease VII large subunit, with protein sequence MSPIRLSDLAFTLEAVLDEAFGQKAVWVIAETSDIKNYPDRGYCFLTLVERESAGRETLAKLDACIWRRNYHTIKDFEQATGVAFARNIQLLMLVSVSFSPVYGLRLEILKIDPSYTLGNLERERQAVLDALVLDHPDLVWLEAGQYITANQLLPRPAVMQRLALISAPGSDGWRDFRHELTQNPFGYDFVVDEYLCQVQGKGAEKAICAQLERIQASNVAYDSVVIVRGGGSQLDFGSFDTYVLGQAVAGFDIPILAGIGHERNVSITDLLCHESVKTPTKAAAFLVEHNRQFEESCLLLRDRLSVVARETLQTTREQLDAETERLRFVMHNYFRDRHTDLTEKAVTIRHLDPANVLRRGYALVLRNGCILTQSDDIKSGETLDIQLKDGTVTVISA encoded by the coding sequence ATGTCTCCTATTCGCCTTTCCGACTTAGCGTTCACCCTTGAAGCTGTCCTCGATGAAGCCTTCGGTCAAAAAGCGGTGTGGGTCATTGCGGAAACGAGCGACATAAAAAATTACCCAGACCGGGGATACTGCTTCCTAACACTGGTCGAACGGGAATCGGCAGGGCGTGAAACGCTGGCTAAGCTCGATGCCTGCATCTGGCGACGCAATTATCACACAATCAAAGATTTTGAGCAGGCTACAGGGGTAGCTTTCGCCCGGAATATTCAGTTGTTGATGCTTGTTTCGGTAAGCTTCAGCCCGGTTTACGGCTTACGGCTTGAGATCCTTAAAATCGATCCCTCCTACACGCTCGGTAATCTGGAACGCGAACGTCAGGCCGTTTTGGATGCACTGGTTCTGGACCATCCCGATTTGGTGTGGCTCGAAGCGGGTCAGTACATTACGGCCAATCAATTACTTCCCCGACCGGCGGTTATGCAACGATTGGCCCTGATTTCAGCTCCTGGCTCCGATGGTTGGCGTGACTTCCGGCATGAGCTAACACAGAATCCGTTTGGCTATGACTTTGTGGTCGATGAGTACCTGTGTCAGGTTCAGGGAAAAGGCGCTGAAAAAGCGATCTGTGCCCAACTCGAACGGATTCAGGCCAGCAACGTAGCTTACGACTCGGTTGTCATCGTACGCGGTGGCGGTTCTCAACTGGATTTTGGCTCGTTCGATACCTACGTGCTGGGGCAGGCCGTTGCCGGATTCGACATTCCCATACTAGCCGGTATTGGCCACGAACGGAATGTCAGCATCACGGATCTACTCTGCCACGAAAGCGTAAAAACCCCGACGAAAGCGGCTGCCTTTTTGGTAGAACACAACCGTCAATTCGAAGAAAGTTGCCTGCTGCTGCGTGACCGGCTGAGCGTAGTAGCCCGCGAAACGCTGCAAACGACGCGCGAGCAACTGGATGCCGAAACCGAACGGCTTCGGTTTGTCATGCACAACTATTTCCGTGACCGGCATACCGACCTGACCGAGAAAGCGGTGACCATTCGGCATCTCGATCCGGCGAACGTACTCCGGCGCGGGTATGCCCTTGTTCTGCGAAACGGTTGTATTTTAACGCAAAGCGACGACATCAAATCCGGCGAAACGCTTGATATCCAGTTGAAAGACGGTACTGTTACAGTAATCAGCGCGTAA
- the xseB gene encoding exodeoxyribonuclease VII small subunit: protein MTYQEAYDQLVTLVDAIENDQVPLDELPAKIRSATELITFCQNRLRDVETEYQDVIERLPKR, encoded by the coding sequence ATGACTTATCAGGAGGCTTACGATCAGCTTGTTACGCTGGTCGATGCTATTGAGAATGACCAAGTTCCACTCGACGAGCTGCCCGCAAAAATCCGGTCAGCAACGGAGTTAATAACATTCTGCCAAAATCGGCTTCGCGATGTTGAAACCGAGTACCAGGATGTGATTGAACGCTTACCAAAGCGGTAG
- a CDS encoding DUF937 domain-containing protein, translating to MNLFATLNEVLNSDVLSRIAAYVDEPTEKTNKAVNGLVYTIIGGLMKRTTTEIGVNQLFNHIQKGRYEGTLTDNLATTLRDPNQTNTLITQGDEVISHLLPAMKSSIGSMISSYAGIRNSSAISLLGLTSTIVLNVLGKQVKSQKLDADGLASTLFAEREAFVNAVPDELMPRLIEKVGLHQIVNGVATPARRSAVESPGRSVASTSGSSVRSTATVTRPSVSYDPVDDSDSDNGALTKWGVGALLAVALAVGGYFVYQNTINHSGVAQDSSDLATVTGDTIQADTVTRSLAVPVEPKPQTATAAPTAVSTAAPVSTTGLSGNLSQLMTPYLGNAMLPKGRVFPLTGVAFIPGSLSLTAGSQATINELATLLKSYPQLQIQLVGYANDAQAGVTNKSLSFKRVNQIKQQLMSSGISFVRIDAIGRGTGVAKNDTSRIPKPTMRKINVKVVAK from the coding sequence ATGAATTTGTTTGCCACGTTAAATGAAGTACTGAATTCGGACGTTCTGAGCAGGATTGCCGCCTACGTTGACGAACCAACCGAAAAAACGAACAAAGCCGTAAATGGTCTTGTCTATACGATTATAGGTGGCCTAATGAAACGGACTACCACTGAAATAGGTGTCAATCAACTGTTTAACCATATTCAGAAAGGCCGCTACGAAGGTACATTGACGGACAATCTGGCAACAACGTTACGCGATCCTAACCAGACGAATACGCTTATTACGCAAGGAGACGAAGTCATCAGCCACCTCCTGCCAGCGATGAAAAGCTCAATCGGTAGCATGATTTCGAGCTACGCGGGTATTCGTAACTCGTCGGCAATTTCACTGCTAGGATTGACGAGCACTATTGTTTTGAACGTACTGGGCAAACAGGTTAAAAGTCAGAAACTGGACGCCGATGGTCTGGCTTCGACTTTATTCGCTGAGCGGGAAGCATTCGTGAATGCCGTACCGGATGAGCTTATGCCCCGGCTTATTGAAAAAGTTGGTCTTCACCAGATTGTCAATGGTGTAGCTACCCCAGCACGACGTAGTGCCGTTGAGTCCCCAGGTCGTTCCGTAGCGAGTACATCCGGCTCTTCGGTCCGATCAACGGCTACGGTCACCCGTCCTTCGGTTAGCTACGATCCGGTCGACGATTCCGATAGTGACAATGGTGCACTAACCAAATGGGGTGTGGGCGCCCTGCTAGCCGTAGCGCTTGCTGTCGGCGGTTATTTTGTATACCAAAACACGATAAACCATTCCGGAGTAGCCCAGGATTCCAGCGATCTGGCGACCGTCACGGGCGATACGATTCAGGCCGACACCGTAACCCGGTCGCTGGCCGTACCGGTCGAGCCAAAACCGCAGACAGCGACAGCAGCTCCCACGGCGGTTTCGACGGCAGCGCCTGTTTCAACAACCGGTCTTTCGGGTAATCTCAGCCAGCTAATGACGCCTTATCTGGGCAATGCTATGTTGCCCAAAGGTCGCGTCTTCCCGTTAACGGGCGTTGCCTTTATTCCTGGTTCGTTGTCGCTAACGGCAGGCTCTCAGGCGACTATCAACGAGTTGGCAACGTTGTTAAAGTCTTATCCGCAATTGCAGATTCAGCTTGTTGGTTATGCCAATGATGCTCAGGCAGGGGTTACCAATAAAAGCCTTTCGTTCAAGCGCGTTAACCAGATCAAACAGCAGCTGATGTCATCGGGAATAAGCTTTGTTCGAATTGACGCCATCGGACGCGGCACGGGTGTTGCCAAAAATGACACATCACGCATCCCCAAGCCGACAATGCGCAAAATCAACGTAAAAGTTGTGGCGAAATAA
- a CDS encoding SDR family NAD(P)-dependent oxidoreductase: MTTEVGKTALITGASSGIGRELATLFAKDGYNLVLVARSEDKLQDLADKFKQQFGTSSITVIEKDLSNPEAPQEIYDEVAQKNITVNTLVNNAGFGEYGKFATETDLQKELNVIQVNLTALVHLTKLFLKDMVQRNEGKILMLGSIASIMPNPMMAVYGGTKSFIYSFSEALRNEVKDTNISITVLMPPATDTDFFNKAGAMNTVAQEQARSMSPADVAKEGYEALMKGKDKAIAGFSTKVQAAAFRVLPDSIVSQAGRSQMKDKAEAEQEKQSFNLALGIGIAAVALAGIVIAARYKNHSGWTAGVNLGNAIDRARYKFKAEQTVGSAKDAVQSVADAVSSTVSGAKSKVEAALI; encoded by the coding sequence ATGACAACAGAAGTCGGAAAAACTGCCCTGATTACGGGTGCGTCAAGCGGAATTGGACGAGAATTGGCAACGCTGTTCGCCAAAGACGGTTATAATCTGGTATTGGTCGCTCGGAGTGAAGACAAACTTCAGGACTTAGCCGATAAATTCAAGCAACAGTTCGGTACCTCATCCATTACGGTTATCGAAAAGGATTTATCGAATCCTGAAGCTCCTCAGGAAATTTACGACGAGGTAGCGCAAAAGAATATTACCGTCAATACGCTGGTCAACAACGCTGGTTTTGGCGAATATGGCAAGTTTGCCACCGAAACGGATTTGCAAAAAGAGCTAAACGTCATCCAGGTCAACCTGACGGCGCTGGTTCATCTGACCAAGCTGTTTTTGAAAGACATGGTCCAGCGTAACGAGGGTAAGATCCTCATGCTTGGTTCTATTGCCTCGATTATGCCTAATCCGATGATGGCGGTCTACGGAGGTACCAAGTCGTTTATCTACTCGTTCTCCGAAGCGTTGCGCAACGAAGTTAAAGACACGAACATTTCGATAACGGTATTGATGCCACCGGCTACGGATACCGATTTCTTCAACAAGGCGGGTGCTATGAATACTGTCGCGCAGGAACAAGCCCGTTCGATGAGTCCAGCGGATGTTGCGAAGGAAGGCTACGAAGCGCTCATGAAAGGGAAAGACAAAGCCATTGCCGGATTCTCGACGAAAGTGCAGGCAGCCGCTTTCCGGGTGCTACCCGACTCGATTGTCAGTCAGGCAGGACGCTCACAAATGAAGGACAAAGCCGAAGCGGAACAGGAAAAGCAATCCTTCAATCTGGCACTGGGCATTGGTATCGCAGCCGTTGCGCTCGCGGGTATCGTTATTGCCGCCCGGTACAAAAACCATTCAGGTTGGACAGCAGGTGTAAACCTGGGCAACGCTATTGATCGGGCACGCTACAAATTCAAAGCCGAGCAGACCGTTGGCTCCGCCAAGGACGCGGTTCAGTCGGTAGCCGATGCCGTAAGCAGCACCGTGTCAGGAGCGAAATCTAAAGTAGAAGCCGCTCTTATATAA
- a CDS encoding DUF4136 domain-containing protein, whose product MKIVPGIALMLFALVIGCSPSYRVTQNKTDKSATWSAYRTFAFIDTNRISPSPQDAYQAVVEQIKRAVTTELTNRGYQQTNDNPDLLVNIGAVMKEKTQTRQTTIYEAPFYTGQRRYHWQSQEVPVGTYQEGTVNLHVVDSQRNALIWDVAVSSVLNRQQVTPVQVGEAIHKVFTKFPGSRS is encoded by the coding sequence ATGAAAATAGTACCCGGAATCGCACTAATGCTTTTTGCCCTTGTTATAGGCTGCTCGCCGTCGTATCGTGTCACTCAGAATAAGACTGATAAATCGGCAACCTGGTCGGCTTATCGAACATTTGCTTTCATTGATACGAACCGGATCAGTCCATCGCCCCAGGACGCGTATCAGGCTGTAGTCGAACAGATCAAGCGGGCGGTAACCACGGAGCTAACCAATCGGGGGTACCAGCAAACAAACGATAATCCTGATCTGCTCGTCAACATCGGGGCGGTGATGAAGGAAAAGACACAGACGCGGCAAACAACCATCTATGAAGCGCCCTTCTACACGGGACAACGGCGATACCACTGGCAAAGTCAGGAAGTGCCGGTTGGTACGTATCAGGAAGGAACGGTCAATCTGCACGTTGTGGATTCCCAGCGAAACGCGCTGATCTGGGACGTTGCCGTATCGAGTGTGCTTAACCGGCAGCAGGTTACGCCCGTTCAGGTTGGAGAAGCGATCCACAAGGTTTTTACCAAATTTCCCGGTAGTCGCTCTTAA
- a CDS encoding SDR family NAD(P)-dependent oxidoreductase, which yields MNTVTGKTALVTGASSGIGQEIAKLLAKDGYNLVLVARSDDTLERLSEVFKGNYDTQQITIIKKDLSEEDAAQDVYNQVKAKGITVNVLVNDAGVGLYGLFGTDTDWEREKAMIHLNVLALTQMTKLFLYDMLIRNEGKILNLASLLSITPSPLMAVYAGTKAYVYNFTQSLINELKDTNVTITALLPNATDTDFFNKAGAQNTKITDELQDPVMVAKDGYEALMAGKPKVIPGGLKNKSYEVLAYVAPQEALASLMHDKMLQKPDPDAEQEKKTTLAWGIGFGLAVVTGIAIGIAYKNANALDRARYRYKAKSAGNSISDALSSVVDAVVDAYQNTKTKAEHLVSKGEDKAVDLEAEVAA from the coding sequence ATGAATACAGTGACAGGAAAAACAGCGCTGGTAACCGGTGCCTCAAGTGGAATCGGCCAGGAAATTGCCAAACTCCTTGCGAAAGACGGTTATAATCTGGTGCTGGTTGCCCGTAGCGACGACACGCTGGAGCGTCTGAGCGAGGTCTTCAAAGGCAACTACGATACCCAACAGATAACCATTATCAAGAAAGATTTGTCCGAAGAAGATGCTGCTCAGGATGTTTACAATCAGGTGAAAGCAAAGGGCATAACGGTTAATGTGCTGGTCAACGACGCGGGCGTTGGTTTATATGGCCTGTTTGGAACCGATACGGACTGGGAACGCGAAAAAGCCATGATTCACCTCAATGTGCTGGCGCTGACCCAGATGACCAAGCTGTTTCTGTACGATATGCTTATCCGCAACGAGGGCAAGATCCTGAATCTGGCGTCGCTGCTGTCCATTACGCCATCTCCGCTCATGGCAGTTTATGCCGGTACCAAAGCCTACGTCTATAACTTCACGCAGTCGCTCATCAACGAGTTGAAAGATACGAACGTGACGATTACGGCTTTGCTGCCCAATGCCACTGACACCGATTTCTTTAACAAAGCGGGGGCGCAGAATACCAAAATAACCGACGAATTGCAGGACCCCGTCATGGTAGCCAAAGACGGCTACGAAGCATTAATGGCGGGTAAACCCAAAGTCATACCGGGCGGTCTGAAAAACAAATCGTACGAAGTATTGGCGTACGTAGCCCCTCAGGAAGCACTGGCATCGCTGATGCACGACAAGATGTTGCAGAAACCGGACCCGGATGCTGAGCAGGAAAAGAAAACCACGCTGGCCTGGGGCATTGGTTTTGGCCTGGCCGTTGTAACCGGGATTGCGATTGGTATCGCGTACAAAAATGCCAACGCTTTAGACCGGGCTCGCTATCGATACAAAGCCAAATCAGCCGGCAATTCGATTTCTGACGCCTTGTCGTCGGTAGTGGATGCCGTTGTCGATGCTTATCAGAACACTAAAACAAAAGCGGAGCACCTGGTCAGCAAAGGCGAAGATAAAGCGGTTGACCTAGAAGCAGAAGTCGCAGCGTAA